Proteins from a single region of Harmonia axyridis chromosome 4, icHarAxyr1.1, whole genome shotgun sequence:
- the LOC123678093 gene encoding glucose-induced degradation protein 8 homolog has translation MPLYYSADPDLMWTSDSDRITTMSYTEKQWMKLLEENELCRTSMNKLIMNYLVTEGFKEAAEKFQEESGVAPSIDLHTLNERIKIRDCILNGAIQEATVLINQYNPELLDNDRYLYFHLQQLHLIELIRNNFIEEALAFAQNHLSEAGEGDPSVLAELERSIALLAFEDPKNSPFGDLLAPSHRQKIASEVNAAILKSQNQENTAPKVSTLLKLILWAQDKLYKKNAKFPKMVDLANATIEEK, from the exons GCCTCTTTACTATTCTGCAGATCCAGATCTAATGTG gaCTAGCGATAGCGATAGGATTACTACGATGAGTTATACTGAAAAACAATGGATGAAATTACTGGAAGAAAATGAGTTATGTAGGACAAGTATGAATAAATTGATAATGAATTACTTAGTAACAG AGGGTTTCAAAGAAGCAGCtgagaaatttcaagaagaatctGGAGTTGCACCTTCCATTGACTTACATACTTTGAACGAAAGAATAAAAATACGAGATTGTATTCTTAATGGCGCGATTCAAGAAGCTACTGTCCTCATAAACCAATATAACCCAGAATTATTGGATAATGACagatatttgtattttcatcttCAG cAACTGCATCTTATTGAGCTTATCAGGAACAACTTTATAGAAGAGGCACTAGCTTTTGCTCAGAATCATTTGAGTGAGGCTGGGGAAGGTGATCCTTCTGTTTTGGCAGAATTAGAACGATCAATTGCTTTGTTAGCTTTTGAAGATCCTAAAAATAGTCCTTTTGGAGATCTTCTAGCGCCTTCCCATAGACAAAAG ATTGCCAGTGAAGTCAATGCAGCTATTCTCAAATCTCAAAATCAAGAAAACACAGCTCCTAAAGTTAGTACCCTCCTTAAACTGATTTTATGGGCACAGGATAAATTGTACAAGAAAAATGCAAAATTCCCTAAAATGGTGGATTTGGCAAATGCAACTATAGAGGAAAAATAA